One genomic window of Deinococcus aetherius includes the following:
- a CDS encoding ABC transporter permease, producing the protein MLRGADAAATAPLPVSPTRGRLRPRPTLLAGLAILGVLIFAALFPAVVATHSPTDFDYAAILKPPSAAHLFGTDNFGRDVYSRVVYGARIDLQIALFTTLFPFVFGSLTGALTAFTGGWPDAVFGRLADLVVVFPFLVLVIAIVAVLGPGLLNLYLAVSAVGWVTYWRLVRGEVLAQKRAEYAQAARVMGYSSARTLLRHLLPNAITPAIVYLMTDMSLGILLGASLGYLGLGAQPPTPEWGVMVADGKNFMASAWWVSTFPGLALTLAGVGFSLIGDGLADALRPRS; encoded by the coding sequence ATGCTTAGGGGAGCGGACGCGGCGGCCACCGCTCCTCTCCCGGTCTCCCCCACCCGGGGGCGCTTGCGGCCCAGGCCCACCCTGCTCGCGGGGCTCGCCATCCTGGGGGTGCTGATCTTCGCGGCGCTGTTTCCCGCCGTGGTCGCCACGCACAGTCCGACCGACTTCGACTACGCGGCGATCCTCAAGCCGCCGAGTGCCGCACACCTCTTCGGCACCGACAACTTCGGGCGCGACGTGTACTCGCGGGTGGTGTACGGGGCGCGCATCGACCTCCAGATCGCGCTCTTCACCACCCTCTTCCCCTTCGTGTTCGGGAGCCTGACGGGCGCGCTGACGGCCTTCACGGGGGGCTGGCCGGACGCGGTGTTCGGGCGGCTGGCGGACCTCGTGGTCGTGTTTCCCTTTCTGGTGCTCGTCATCGCCATCGTCGCGGTGCTCGGGCCGGGGCTCCTCAACCTCTACCTCGCGGTGAGCGCGGTGGGGTGGGTGACGTACTGGCGGCTGGTGCGCGGGGAGGTGCTGGCGCAAAAAAGGGCCGAGTACGCCCAGGCCGCGCGAGTGATGGGCTACAGCTCGGCCAGGACGCTGCTGCGGCACCTGCTGCCGAACGCGATCACGCCTGCCATCGTCTACCTGATGACCGACATGAGCCTGGGTATTCTCCTCGGCGCCTCGCTGGGCTACCTCGGCCTGGGCGCGCAGCCCCCCACCCCCGAGTGGGGCGTGATGGTGGCGGACGGCAAGAACTTCATGGCGAGCGCGTGGTGGGTCTCCACCTTCCCCGGCCTGGCGCTGACGCTGGCGGGGGTGGGCTTCAGCCTGATCGGCGACGGCCTGGCGGACGCCCTGAGGCCCCGGTCATGA
- a CDS encoding ABC transporter ATP-binding protein, whose product MTVAVDTTLSVRDLQVRFATPRGPLDAVRGVSFDLRPGEVLGLVGESGSGKSVTLRALLRLHRPPTQVSGEVRWNGQNLLALPEARLRDVRGGQIGMIFQEPMTALNPVLTVGEQIGENLREHARLTGRAARERAAELLELVGIPAPAARLRDYPHQFSGGMRQRAMIAIALASQPRVLLADEPTTALDVTIQDQILRLLLRLRDQMGMSLILVTHDLGVVAQTCDRVAVMYAGKLVETAPVLDLFRSPKHAYTLGLLRSLPEGGDRRVPLQPIPGAPPNLLALGDACPFVPRCTYATLKCQVGEPPLEEVAPGRFSACVHHAELPRPEVRA is encoded by the coding sequence ATGACGGTCGCGGTGGACACGACGCTCTCGGTGCGCGACCTCCAGGTGCGCTTCGCCACCCCGCGCGGTCCCCTCGACGCCGTGCGCGGCGTGTCCTTCGACCTGCGGCCCGGCGAGGTACTGGGGCTGGTCGGCGAGTCGGGGTCGGGCAAGAGCGTGACCCTGCGCGCCCTGCTGCGGCTGCACCGCCCGCCCACCCAGGTGAGCGGCGAGGTGCGCTGGAACGGGCAGAATCTCCTCGCCCTCCCCGAGGCCCGGCTGCGGGACGTGCGCGGGGGGCAGATCGGCATGATCTTTCAGGAGCCGATGACGGCCCTCAACCCGGTGCTGACGGTGGGCGAGCAGATCGGCGAGAACCTGCGCGAGCACGCCCGGCTGACGGGACGGGCGGCGCGGGAGCGGGCAGCCGAACTCCTCGAACTCGTCGGCATTCCCGCCCCCGCCGCGCGGCTGCGCGACTACCCGCACCAGTTCTCAGGGGGGATGCGCCAGCGGGCCATGATCGCCATCGCGCTCGCCTCCCAGCCGAGAGTGCTCCTGGCGGACGAGCCCACCACTGCCCTCGACGTGACGATCCAGGATCAGATTCTGCGGCTGCTGCTTCGGCTGCGCGACCAGATGGGCATGAGCCTGATCCTGGTCACGCACGACCTCGGGGTGGTCGCGCAGACCTGCGACCGGGTGGCGGTGATGTACGCGGGGAAGCTGGTGGAAACCGCGCCCGTTCTCGATCTCTTCCGCTCGCCGAAGCACGCCTACACCCTGGGGCTGCTGCGCTCGCTGCCGGAGGGCGGAGACCGCCGCGTTCCCCTCCAGCCCATCCCGGGCGCGCCGCCCAACCTGCTCGCGCTGGGCGACGCATGCCCCTTCGTGCCGCGCTGCACCTACGCGACCCTGAAGTGCCAGGTCGGGGAGCCGCCGCTGGAGGAGGTCGCCCCCGGCCGCTTCAGCGCCTGCGTCCACCACGCCGAACTGCCCAGGCCGGAGGTGCGCGCGTGA
- a CDS encoding ABC transporter permease encodes MRWTYVLTRLLQIIPTLILAAVLVFTLVRLLPGDPASAILGDRATPEIVERTRRELGLDQPLPVQFARFVGRLLQGDFGISTSLKVPVLRLIAERLPVTLFLTLYAAVLGALLAVPLAVLAAVRRNTWVDGVIRAVFQVGLSLPVFYIALQLLTLLGARLGWFPIGGYGDTFGEHLYALFLPALTLGFNLAAVLMRTLRASVIEVLTAEYVDFARAKGLRSRVIMTRHVLRNAMISTVTLLGLNIGALIGGAVITETVFAIPGVGRLMVDAIFGRDYPVIQGLTLTFAVLVSLVFLLTDLVHARLDPRAQHA; translated from the coding sequence ATGCGATGGACCTACGTCCTCACGCGCCTGCTGCAAATCATTCCCACGCTGATCCTGGCGGCGGTGCTGGTGTTCACGCTCGTGCGGCTGCTGCCGGGCGACCCCGCGAGCGCCATCCTGGGGGACCGGGCCACGCCGGAGATCGTCGAGCGCACCCGGCGTGAACTCGGCCTCGACCAGCCGCTGCCGGTGCAGTTCGCGCGCTTCGTCGGAAGGCTGCTTCAGGGCGACTTCGGGATCAGCACCAGCCTCAAGGTGCCGGTGCTGCGCCTGATCGCCGAGCGGCTGCCCGTCACGCTGTTCCTGACCCTGTACGCGGCCGTTCTCGGGGCGCTCCTCGCGGTGCCGCTCGCGGTGCTGGCGGCGGTGCGGCGCAACACCTGGGTGGACGGCGTGATTCGGGCGGTGTTTCAGGTCGGCCTCTCGCTGCCGGTGTTCTACATCGCCCTGCAACTGCTCACGCTGCTGGGGGCGCGGCTGGGGTGGTTTCCCATCGGCGGGTACGGGGACACCTTCGGGGAGCACCTGTATGCCCTCTTCCTGCCCGCCCTGACGCTGGGCTTCAACCTCGCGGCGGTCCTCATGCGGACCCTGCGCGCCTCGGTGATCGAGGTGCTGACGGCGGAGTACGTGGATTTCGCGCGTGCCAAGGGACTCAGGAGCCGGGTGATCATGACGCGGCACGTCCTCAGGAACGCCATGATCTCCACCGTCACGCTGCTGGGGCTGAACATCGGCGCCCTGATCGGCGGGGCGGTCATCACGGAGACCGTGTTCGCCATCCCCGGCGTCGGGCGGCTGATGGTGGACGCGATTTTCGGGCGCGACTACCCGGTGATCCAGGGCCTGACGCTGACCTTCGCGGTGCTCGTCTCGCTGGTGTTCCTGCTGACCGACCTCGTGCACGCCCGCCTCGACCCGAGGGCGCAGCATGCTTAG